In one window of Candidatus Roizmanbacteria bacterium CG_4_9_14_0_2_um_filter_38_17 DNA:
- a CDS encoding DNA-binding protein encodes MSNNKIAENLKKLRAKKGLSLEKIARLADLSLNTIVKVENGVNTNPTIETLTKIAKALEVGVDDLIK; translated from the coding sequence ATGTCAAATAATAAAATTGCTGAAAACTTAAAGAAACTGCGGGCTAAAAAGGGGCTATCTCTCGAAAAGATTGCTCGCCTTGCCGATTTATCACTTAACACCATTGTTAAGGTTGAAAACGGAGTAAATACAAACCCGACCATTGAAACACTAACTAAGATCGCCAAGGCGCTTGAAGTTGGTGTTGATGATTTAATAAAATAA